The sequence CAGTGACCGTATTCGTCTCTTCGTCACCAGTCCAGATCAGGTTGATCTCTTGCACGCTACTCTGGCTCAGTACGAGCAGTATGTCAAAAACGAGACATTATCTGTCGAGTTAACAGTCTCTCCGCCACCATCCACTGCTTATACCGAAACCCATGAGTTTGGTGAAGGTACCGTGACAGTGGGCGTGTTGAAAGCAGATTAGTTCGTCGATGCGGTGTGGTATCTTAGTGGTGATATCTTTCCACCACTGAGAGATCGTCTGAATATCTCCCTATGGACGCGGGCCAGAGGCCCGCGCTCCCAGGGTCTCCCAGAGTGGCGTTGATGTGGGTAGCATGCCGGTCGGAGGCTGGCGCGCCTGATGAGCATTTTTCAGATACGACTCTGCCAGGCAGAGCCGCAAAACACGCTGTTCACTCCATAATTCCGGAGTGCGATCAACGTCATCTCTGTGTCAGTGGCACAAAAACGTGATAGGTAGGCACAACCTCTATCGGTAACCCCATCTGACCGGTAGCATCGCGGAAACGCACAAACAATCGCGGTGTTTCTGTCGTTTCCCAACGCCAACGTACCTCTGGAATAAACGGTAGCCACGCCGCCGTCGTGAAATCAGGTGTCTCGCTCAGTTGTACCTCTATCGGCAGATATTGTTCGCTCGCATTGAGCACTACCCGCACCGTGGCTGGGTCAAGCCATTCCGCGCTTGCAGTTGCTTGGGGGGGCAGGTTGAGTAGGACAGTTTGCGAAACAACCGCTGTGTTACCTGCCCGGTCGAAGTAGTGCACTTCGACGACGTGTTCTCCTTCGACTGGTGGCAGGCTCCAACGGTAGCTGTCATAGTAGGGTAGCGGATCACTCGCTTCGCCGTTAATACTAAGTGTCACTGCAACAATGCCACCGTTGTCGTCTATTGCGTTCGTATCAATGCGGATTGTTCGTTCAGTAACAACGACTGGTTCTACCATTAGCGACGATTCTGTGGCTAGTGCCGCAATTTCTGCTCGTGTCAACGGACGGTCGAAAACAGTTAACTCATCGATACGTACTCCGGCGCTGGGTCCGCCGCTGCTAAATCGCCCTATATAGAGAAATGCACCGGTAAGGTACGGCAATACACTGCTACTTCGTTCGGCAACCAGTATACCATCAATATAAAGCCACTTCTTGCCGTTCACCGCATCCCAACTGATCGCAAAATGATGCCAGCCGGGGTTTAAGGTGTCTGGTACGCTAAGCAAGTCTTCGCCACTCGTTGCATCACCAACCGTCCAGAATGTCCACTGCGCGTTCCCATTGGGACCGAGTTGATCTCGACGGAGCGCCAGCGTACCGGTGTAGATTGGTGCTCCTATCGGCTCGGCGCTTGTAGCAAGTAGGTAATGGCGGTTGAGGCTATTAGCGGGAAAGTTCTCTGGTATTTCAACCCACAGACTGATCGTGCCCTGTTCGATGATCAGATTTCCGGTAGTTGGAAATGCAATCTCGGCGCGGTCGCTGATCAACGCCTGACCAAAGCGGCCATCCGCAAAGCGCAGGGTACCGTTGATGTAAGGTAAGCCCTGGCCGATGGTCTGGAGGGGGTGTCCATCGAAACTGACTGACAGTAGAACGTGATCGGGTGGGTTAACCCGTATTGTACCAATCGGTGGTGTCGTATCGGGAACCGGTAATGAATGGGCGGGTGGCGTAAAATCGTAAGTGCCGATCAGATTTGGGTGCCAGAGCCATGTGCTGGCAGCGCAACCGGCATAGGCAGGGCAGGGATCAGGGCCAGGGCCAAACCAGCCGTAAGGATCAACCTGTTTGCGGATGCCCCCCTCCCAACGTCGGACTTCAAAGTGGAGATGTGGCGTGCCGCTAACACCGCTGGCCCCGCTCATACCAATCGGTTGACCAGCCGAAACCTGCACACCGTTGCCTTCGCTAAAGATAGGCGCAAATGCACTCAGGTGCCAGTAGACGGTCTCATAGCCGTTGGGATGAATAATCACCACCCCCAAACCACGGGCTTCGCGAAATGCGTAGGCTTTACCGGCGGCTGCGGCAAGAATTGGTGTTGCAAACGGTGCATCAGGAAAGACATAATCATGACCGTCGTGACCGTCGTACTGGACATGACGCCGACCAAGATAATCAATCATCTCGTTATTGCCATCACCGCCCAGATCAACCATCGGATACATATGATCAAAATAGGCAAGATGATAAACCTTTGTTCCTAGAGGCCATGGTGCGTGCAGCCAGCCATTGATGTCGGATGGTGCACTCACCGGTGGGGCAAAGCGACCATCGAAGTAAGTACGGAGAGCGGCTTTCGTCGCTTTCACTGCTGTCAGCCATGCGGCTGCATCACGTCCTTGTGCTAAAAAGCGTTTGATAGCAATCCACTCTGCCGGCTCGTCGAGCGAAAGTGTAAGTGTTAACCCATCTTGCAACCGGATAGTTGGTGGTTGTTGATATGGGCCTAAGCCAGCACGTAATTCCCGGTGTACCCAGACTATCTGCTCGGTGAAACCGACAGGGCCGTGTTGACCAAATGGAGTAGAGAGCACTTCATCGGGTGGTGATGGATTACTTAACAGACCAGCAGTTGCTTCCAATAGCGCCAAAGTGAGAAACGGGCTAACACCGTAGTAATTGCTCTGCTCCTCGATGATCTGGGCGGCAGTTTTTCCATCAAAATGCACATGCTTAAGTGGACCAGGTTGTTGCTCTAGGAACGTCGCAATGTTCCACTTCTCTGATGGTTGAGCGTGTAGTGAGGTTACAGGTATGATCAATGTGACAAGCAAGAGATAGTATGTCAGACGATGCATGAATGTGACCAATATATGCAGAAACAGACCGCTGCTGCCAGGCTTAATTATATAACGTAGCCAGAGCTGAAGAGTTACGCACACTACGAAGGTTATGCGGGAATTTGGTTCGGCTTACCCCTTATCATCTCTACCAGTAATAAGGAAGCTGGTAAAAATGTCGTGAAACGACAACAGAAACACTACCTTACCGCTGCAACGACAGAGGGGCACGCTATGCCGTGCCCCTTCGTACCGTCAGACAGCTCCTGATAAAGAGCGTGTCTGAAACGTGCACCTATGCTTCGGGAGCGCGGGCCGCTGTCCTGCGTTCTGATGTGAGAGAGTGAAACCCTGTCGAAGTTGTTGTCCGACCGTGCCTGAGCAGGTTGGCTCACAGCACGGCAGCCTCTTTCTCTGTTCCCACGAGGGAGCTTTCAGACTGTCGTTTATCTTCTACTCTATCTTGCCCCGACCGTGTACGTTCGTCACAACCGGTTGTGGATGCGTTGCCTCATACTCTGCGATGAGCGCCTCTTGATTGAGCAAAAAGCCTAATTGATCAACTCCGTGCAAGAGGCAATATTTGCTGAACGCATCAATTGGGAAACTAATCTGCCGACCGTTGGGCAGGGTGACCGTTTGGGCTGCGAGATCGATAACCAGGTGCATTTGGGGATCAACTGCATAATGCGCTACCAGCTCATCGTAGACGGTCTGATCGACCGTCACCGGTAATAACCCGATCTTCAGCGCATTGCTGCGAAAAATGTCGGCGAACGATGGAGCAACAACGGCGCGAAAGCCGTAATCTTGTAATGCCCAAGGGGCATGCTCACGAGAGCTACCGCAACCAAAGTTACGCCCACTGATCAGAATCGTTGCTCCGGCCGCTTCGGGCCGATTGAGTGGGAAGTCAGGATTGAGCGTACCATCGGATCGGTAGCGCCAGGCCTCAAACAGACCGGCAGCCAGACCGCTCTTATCGGTAACCTTCAGAAACCGCGCCGGAATAATTTGATCGGTGTCAATATTGTCAACCGCTAAAACAACCGCTTTTCCGGTAATCATTGAAATCGGTTCCACAGCGATCTCCTTCATACATTCAACAGAGTACGTGGATCGGTAACGACACCGGTCACTGCTGCGGCAGCCGCAGTAAGCGGACTGGCCAGCATCGTGCGTGCTCCTGGCCCTTGCCGACCCTCAAAGTTGCGGTTCGAGGTGCTGATTGCATACTTACCAGGCGGAACCTTGTCGTCATTCATCCCCAGACACGCACTACAACCGGCTTCGCGCCACTCGGCTCCTGCCTCTTTGAAAATTCGATCCAGCCCTTCCGCTTCGGCTGCCCGCTTAACCTGTTGCGAGCCGGGAACCACCATCACGCGCACACCGGGGGCAACCTTACGCCCACGGAAGAATTGGGCGGCCTGACGGAGATCCGACAACCGCGAGTTGGTACAAGAGCCGATAAAGACCACATCAACCGGATGTCCCAACAATGGCTTACCCGGTTCGAGACCCATATAGGCCAGCGCCTTATCAAGTGCGGCCCGGCTACGCGCATCGGGCATATCCTCTGGCCGCGGAACCGGTGCGTCAATCGGAATTCCCATGCCGGGGTTGGTGCCGTAGGTAATCATCGGTTTCAGATCACTTACCGAGAGGGTTAGTTCGTGGTCGAACACTGCACCTTCATCGCTGGGCAATGTGCGCCAGCGGGCGACTGCCGCTTCAAAATCAGCCCCTTTCGGTGCAAAAGGTCGCCCCGCAATATACTCAAAGGTCGTGTCATCAGGCGCCACCATTCCGGCGCGGGCACCGCCTTCGATACTCATATTACAAATGGTCATCCGCTCTTCCATCGAAAGCGAGCGGATTGCCTCACCCATGTACTCGAACACATAGCCGGTGCCGCCACCGACACCGTATTTGGCAATGAGCGCCAGAATAATGTCCTTTGCCGTTACCCCAGGACTAAGCCGACCATCGATGCGTACCGCACACGTCTTCGGTTTTCGTTGTAAGAGACATTGCGTTGCCAGCACGTGCCCCACCTCAGACGTGCCAATCCCAAACGCTAAGGCTCCAAATGCGCCGTGGGTACTGGTATGGCTATCCCCACAGACAATCGTCATTCCTGGCTGAGTTAGCCCTTGTTCGGGTCCGATCACGTGGACAATGCCCTGAT comes from Chloroflexus sp. Y-396-1 and encodes:
- a CDS encoding peptidoglycan DD-metalloendopeptidase family protein, giving the protein MHRLTYYLLLVTLIIPVTSLHAQPSEKWNIATFLEQQPGPLKHVHFDGKTAAQIIEEQSNYYGVSPFLTLALLEATAGLLSNPSPPDEVLSTPFGQHGPVGFTEQIVWVHRELRAGLGPYQQPPTIRLQDGLTLTLSLDEPAEWIAIKRFLAQGRDAAAWLTAVKATKAALRTYFDGRFAPPVSAPSDINGWLHAPWPLGTKVYHLAYFDHMYPMVDLGGDGNNEMIDYLGRRHVQYDGHDGHDYVFPDAPFATPILAAAAGKAYAFREARGLGVVIIHPNGYETVYWHLSAFAPIFSEGNGVQVSAGQPIGMSGASGVSGTPHLHFEVRRWEGGIRKQVDPYGWFGPGPDPCPAYAGCAASTWLWHPNLIGTYDFTPPAHSLPVPDTTPPIGTIRVNPPDHVLLSVSFDGHPLQTIGQGLPYINGTLRFADGRFGQALISDRAEIAFPTTGNLIIEQGTISLWVEIPENFPANSLNRHYLLATSAEPIGAPIYTGTLALRRDQLGPNGNAQWTFWTVGDATSGEDLLSVPDTLNPGWHHFAISWDAVNGKKWLYIDGILVAERSSSVLPYLTGAFLYIGRFSSGGPSAGVRIDELTVFDRPLTRAEIAALATESSLMVEPVVVTERTIRIDTNAIDDNGGIVAVTLSINGEASDPLPYYDSYRWSLPPVEGEHVVEVHYFDRAGNTAVVSQTVLLNLPPQATASAEWLDPATVRVVLNASEQYLPIEVQLSETPDFTTAAWLPFIPEVRWRWETTETPRLFVRFRDATGQMGLPIEVVPTYHVFVPLTQR
- the leuD gene encoding 3-isopropylmalate dehydratase small subunit, which gives rise to MEPISMITGKAVVLAVDNIDTDQIIPARFLKVTDKSGLAAGLFEAWRYRSDGTLNPDFPLNRPEAAGATILISGRNFGCGSSREHAPWALQDYGFRAVVAPSFADIFRSNALKIGLLPVTVDQTVYDELVAHYAVDPQMHLVIDLAAQTVTLPNGRQISFPIDAFSKYCLLHGVDQLGFLLNQEALIAEYEATHPQPVVTNVHGRGKIE
- the leuC gene encoding 3-isopropylmalate dehydratase large subunit; the encoded protein is MSKPRTLFDKVWEAHIVRPETPETPAVLYIDLHLIHEVTSPQAFTELRQRGLRVRRPDKTLATMDHSTPTTPRNHLGIIPVVDPMAISQLEQLRKNCAEFGIPLFELGDENQGIVHVIGPEQGLTQPGMTIVCGDSHTSTHGAFGALAFGIGTSEVGHVLATQCLLQRKPKTCAVRIDGRLSPGVTAKDIILALIAKYGVGGGTGYVFEYMGEAIRSLSMEERMTICNMSIEGGARAGMVAPDDTTFEYIAGRPFAPKGADFEAAVARWRTLPSDEGAVFDHELTLSVSDLKPMITYGTNPGMGIPIDAPVPRPEDMPDARSRAALDKALAYMGLEPGKPLLGHPVDVVFIGSCTNSRLSDLRQAAQFFRGRKVAPGVRVMVVPGSQQVKRAAEAEGLDRIFKEAGAEWREAGCSACLGMNDDKVPPGKYAISTSNRNFEGRQGPGARTMLASPLTAAAAAVTGVVTDPRTLLNV